The Podarcis muralis chromosome Z, rPodMur119.hap1.1, whole genome shotgun sequence DNA segment tcccctcgtttactgacactCACCCACATTGTTTTCCTCTGCAAAATGAGCTACAGGACTCTGCAGCTCCCAGCCCGGAGAACTACATTTTGGCACTtgggcgaaccacaaaatggcgccttCCCTCCCCACCAGAAAAGAAAGGGTGATTGAAGATAGACATCAGTATCTGCTGCCCTGTGAATCCTGCTGCCTAAGGCAGTCGCCTCACTTTGCTTCATGGATGGGCCAGCCCTGAAGTGAGCCCTGGCAAGCaaagtatttcaaaaagtgattaTATccattctttccttctttctactAATTCTGGACATCTTAAAAGCTTGTTACATCTACAGGTAGATGTTAATATTTAACAGTCCAACTGCTCTTTTAGAATATGACAAATTATTATCTATGCTTTAATATTACTATGTAATTTACTTGCTGTTATTGTAATTTTGATATATTGTGGCATCCAGTGTACCGGTACTTCTGAAATACTCCACAATAAAAACAGTAGCTACATTTCAATACAGTACCATATATGAAAGTAGGGTTATTAGAAACACtggtttttatttcaaaacatttgttgttgttcttccagACATGTATTTGCCCAATTATCTAGAATCTAGATCTCATAACAGAAGCTGGCGCCATGACAGAAATCTGAAGCAGTTTATAGATGAATGTCAAACCTCATAATGAACACacgatatattatttattattgcatcatattaggatcttgggggggggggattctgtttCGTTGAGTATCTGCAcaaaagagtatatatttaaaaaatatacaaaataaacaCATGAAAGAATTAAGTAACAAACATGAGGCTTTCACTATAAAGCAAAATGCCGCTTTAAAACTGGCTGAAAACTACCACAACGGTTTCTTTCACGTCTTTTGTGACTTTAACATGTCAACTGTGCAGCAGTGAATGTGGCaacttccctggctttttatAAAATCCAATCATTGGTTATTCAACGTCAGAGCTGGCTTCTCATGCTAAGTATTTGCTTAGGTTGGGGATGAGAGAAGAAGGCCCATATATGATGTGTTCCTTTACTATTTGCTTGGATGCATATTTATTCTAGCGCCATTTAACAAAAAAGAAGGTGGAGAGCAAATTTCAAATTCCTTCAACAGGTACAGGAACGGCACGCTAAACTCAAACCCTTTAAAGATTCTAACTATCCTGTCTTTGATCCCTTCATAATAGAGCTTCTCAGCATTGCAGGTGCTGACCTGTTTAACTGCAATACAAACATGACAAACTGAAATGAGCAAACTATAAATATGGCTATAAATGCAATAGTGGGTAATAATAAATGAAGTTTTAAAAGTTGGACTTGACATACCAAATGTAAAGGAGCTTCTTCAACTACTGGCACTGACGTCCTTCACAGGTTTAAGTAGGCAATAACTCTGTCCCATGGTGGTTTCTCCTTTTGGAgatgattgattaattaattaattaaatttctataccatccttcatctgaagatcgcaaagtagtttacaatatagaaacaaAAAAGTAACATagtaaacaaaaacacacaccccacagagAGTTTAAAAGGCCTTAGCCAAAGTCCTGCTTAAAGGGAAACATTTTCACCTGCtgcttaaagatatgtaatgaaggtgccaggcgagcctctctggggagaatattccacaagtggggagccactggaGAAAAAGCTCAtatttgtgttgccaccctccagacttctcatggaggaggcacacaaagaaaggccacagaagatgatctcagggtctgggtaggttcatgtggaaagaggcggtccttgaggtattgtggtcctgagccattgagGGCtatgtaggtcaaaaccagcactttgaattgggccaggaaactaattggcagccggtgcagtcaggccaggattggtgttacatgctcaaactgtcttgtcctGGTGAGTAACCTGGTggttgaattctgcaccagctgaagcttccaaaccGTCCTCAGAGTCCATCCCACATATAACATGTTCGCATAGCAGCTATTTTAATACACACCAGACCACGCCTTTTGACTGTTAACTAGAACTAACacactcttctcccccaccccaccccacccctcgtaTCGTATTATTTAATTCAACATGTCATCTAACATGTCAATGAGGCCAACGCCTGTTCTTCTGCTCTGTTGGTTTGTAGCAGTTATCATTGACTCTGCTGAACTCTCAGTGTACTTTATTTTGGTGTAGAAGATGCTTATTGCAAACttatccttttttgtttttgattgcaTATCAAACAAAACATGTGAAAGGTTTACAAAGGACAATATTGAATGAGAGATAATTCAAGTGTCTCCATCAAAATCTGCCCTCTCCCAAAATAAGAGTGTGTTAAGTATACCTGGCAAAGCCATTCCTTCTTAGGTTATAGTGCTACTCACTCATTTTTAGAACTTCAAAACCATCTTGGCCACATGTTTTCTCATGCCATCATAAAGCATGAGGTGTTCCTATTTTGCTTGGGCTGTATAGTTCAGCTAATGCATTCCTTCTGGTGGCAATCCACTTGCTTCAAATACTCCCATTGGATGACAGAGAaaactcccaagtaagtgtgcattacAGTTTTCATCTGCAGGAACAGCAAAAAGCTggcaaccccccaaaaaattactaTTATCCTACTATTCCCCTTTTAAAGTCTACACTTCACACAATTAGACCATTGTAGGAAGCAAGTTACTCCTAATCCCTCTATGATGAAATACAAACAGTTAACCTAGGTAGACAAgacaggaggaaaggaaagaaagaggttttaTTCTTCAGTCCACGTCATTCTGATTTTCTCTAttttaaaaaggggtgggggttttCCAGTCTGCCCTCTGTTTCATCGATGGTAACCACTGTAGTCTGCCGCTTTGGGTCCAGCTCCTTTGGAAGCAGAAGTAGCATTTGAAGCACAGTTGCAATTAGGGCAATGGTGGTATGAAGGAGTTCGATGATGGGAAGATCTTGACATGGAAATGGCAGAAGCCGCTGCTATCATGGGCATGGAAAACCATGGGTTACAGAACGGGAGTAAACTGGCCCAATGAGCCTGCATGGCAGATAAGTCTGGGTACATGGTTGGGAAGGCTGGCAACCCCATCACCGGTGCAAAGGGGCTGTTGGGTACAGGAGGTATGACATGATACAAAGAGGTAGCAGATGTAGTGGTGGTCGAGTCTATCTCATGTGTGTTGACTCGAGCATGATTGGCGTGCTGGGGCAAATGGAAAGGAGCTAGCTGGTTCACTTTGTTGTCATTGTCCTCCGGGGCTGCCTGCTCAGAGGACCTCAAAGGGGTTGGAGGGGAAGCAGCGTATCCACTTCTCAGCCGGGCTGCTGCTCCAGCAAGGCCCTTCGGCATAGTAGGTTTTCGGAGTCCAGCTTTGTGCATTTTGTCCTTTGGGGAAGCTGCAAGGAAGTTACTTTCCCTAGTAGCAGGTCCCAGAGTAGTTTGACCTTCTGGGCTTCTTGACCTGCTCTTCAAGCAGCTTTCACTGAAGTCCTCATCTAAGGAGAAAGCAATTGGTGGTGTGTTTTTGATCCCAACTCTTCTCTTGCACCTTGCAAGAAGGTGAGGACAGCCTCTCTTAAAATTTGGGTTGTGGTAGAACTGTAACTAGaataaaaacagaggaagagatggagtTAACATAAGGTTTCAAAGAGAAATGCAACAGCGAAGCAATGCAAAATGACAGTCTCCATTGTGTATGTTTCAATTTTCACACAATGGCTCTGAAATGTGGGATTTTGCATTCTACATTCAGTTCTGTAATCTTATAATTATGAACTGAGTTGGTGGAAACTGGCATAGAGTTTGCTGCAAAGCGGGAGGAAGGAATTTGGTGGCGCACACGTCAGCATAATGCCTTTGGGAGG contains these protein-coding regions:
- the LOC114588750 gene encoding heat shock transcription factor, Y-linked-like is translated as MATAEKNYQNEKREIDMDLPAAQTQHFSAEDEIVHSAISISSTPVHDKTAAGDTVLRSMIEENAFQALNDGPWAKRPRLTLCDDGSLEDNDFLSLTFPKKLWKIVESDQFKSLWWDDDGNCVVIDEELFKKEVLERKGPLRIFETDCMKSFIRQLNLYGFSKMRQNFQRSASLVEFLAEEKAAYAFSKLQFYHNPNFKRGCPHLLARCKRRVGIKNTPPIAFSLDEDFSESCLKSRSRSPEGQTTLGPATRESNFLAASPKDKMHKAGLRKPTMPKGLAGAAARLRSGYAASPPTPLRSSEQAAPEDNDNKVNQLAPFHLPQHANHARVNTHEIDSTTTTSATSLYHVIPPVPNSPFAPVMGLPAFPTMYPDLSAMQAHWASLLPFCNPWFSMPMIAAASAISMSRSSHHRTPSYHHCPNCNCASNATSASKGAGPKAADYSGYHR